One region of Juglans regia cultivar Chandler chromosome 4, Walnut 2.0, whole genome shotgun sequence genomic DNA includes:
- the LOC108987016 gene encoding uncharacterized protein LOC108987016, with translation MDDFNRCIHQGGLIEMNSQGRKFSWCNGQHGLSRAWAKLDRVLLDANLLTAFPSASCSYLSRTTSNHSPMFIEFLKDPFTYGLSPFRFQQMWIEHPEFMNFVQNVWSKLAVGTGLLKLGSKLKKLKVTLREWKKRVFGQTNTQIAILEEKVEGLEHSLQRDWDNDVERVLVRYSTELSSWRRREDIRLAQMAKIKWRMEGDWNSKFFHVWLSNKRRRKIPKLRTTDG, from the coding sequence ATGGATGACTTCAATAGATGCATTCACCAGGGCGGGTTGATTGAAATGAATTCACAAGGGAGAAAGTTTTCATGGTGCAATGGTCAGCATGGATTATCTAGAGCTTGGGCTAAGTTGGATAGAGTGCTTCTTGATGCAAATTTACTGACAGCATTTCCGAGTGCAAGTTGTTCGTATTTGTCAAGGACAACGTCAAATCATAGTCCCATGTTTATAGAATTCCTGAAAGATCCTTTTACTTATGGCCTTTCTCCATTTaggtttcagcaaatgtggattGAGCACCCTGAATTTATGAACTTTGTACAGAATGTGTGGTCTAAACTAGCGGTAGGTACGGGGCTCCTTAAATTAGGTAGTAAACTTAAAAAGCTTAAGGTGACTCTACGTGAATGGAAAAAGAGGGTGTTTGGGCAGACCAATACTCAAATTGCTATTCTTGAAGAGAAGGTTGAGGGTCTTGAGCACTCGCTGCAAAGAGATTGGGATAATGATGTTGAAAGGGTGCTTGTGAGGTACTCTACTGAGTTGTCTTCTTGGAGGCGAAGGGAAGACATAAGATTGGCTCAGATGGCTAAAATTAAGTGGAGGATGGAAGGTGATTGGAATTCAAAATTCTTCCATGTTTGGTTATCTAATAAAAGGCGTAGGAAAATTCCTAAGTTGAGAACTACAGATGGGTAG